The following coding sequences are from one Nicotiana tomentosiformis chromosome 3, ASM39032v3, whole genome shotgun sequence window:
- the LOC138907577 gene encoding uncharacterized protein → MDPLKYIFQKPMPTGKLAKWQILLSEFDIIYVTQKAVKGQALADHLAENPVGGEYEPLKTYFPDEEVSFVGEDITETYDGWRIFFDRAANFKGVGIGAVLVSEIGQHYPISAKLSIPVEAANKNIKKILRKMVDNHKQWNEKLPFALLGYHTTIRTSTGATPYLLVYGTEAVIPAEVEIPSLRVIQEAELSDTEWIRSRYE, encoded by the exons ATGGATCCATTAAAATACATCTTCcaaaaacccatgcctacgggaaagttggcaaaatggcagatactactgagtgaattcgacatcatttatgtaactcaAAAGGCGGTCAAGGGgcaagcattggcagatcatctggcagaaaatcctgtgggtggagaatacgaaccactgaaaacatattttcccgatgaagaggtatcattcgtaggagaagatatcaccgaaaccTATGACGGTTGGAGAATATTCTTTGATAgagctgcaaacttcaaaggagtaggaatTGGAGCAGTTTTAGTGTCAGAAATAGGTCAACACTATCCAATATCCGCAAAGctcag catacctgtggaagccgccaataagaacatcaagaagatattaagaaagatggtagataatcacaaacaatggaacgagaagttaccatttgccctaCTTGGATATCATACCACGATTCGCACATCCactggggcaactccctatttgctggtctatggcactgaagccgtcattcccgccgaagtagaaattccttctttgcgagtcatacaagaggctgaactcagtgataCAGAATGGATACGAAGTCGTTATGAGTAA